AGGATTTTGAGATAGCATCTTGTTTACTATTAAGTCGTTTACTATTAATTCGCCAGATAAACCAAGTctaaatagatttaaaatctacaacattatcacacCGTGTAGCTAGGAGCCTCTCACCCTGTTGGTGTACTGCAGGTCGGAACCGTACAGCGGGTTCTGGATGCACATGTCAGCCTTCTCCAGGGACATCATCTTGCTCTTCACCTCCAGGGCGGTGTAGCCCATGTGTGGGCTGCTGCCCTCGCTGAAGTAGGCCGGGTTGCTGATGCTGGTCCTGACCCGGTCCACCGGGGCGGGCCGGAACAACGCCGGGATGGCGTGGGGCACGGTGTGCTGCTCCGCCAGCCAtctagaggtcagaggtcaaaggtcaccgaCACGGCGAGTCATAAGCTTCACGTGTCGTTGGGGTTACGATGTGGCCTTTCCAAGGTGCTTACTTGTCCAAGGCTAGAAGCATcttggaggtggtgggggagaaGTGAGTGCTGGTATCGCTGCACACTCGCATCATATCCTGAAGGCAGTAGAAACTGGGGCTTCCAGGGCTGTAGACAGTCTTGCTGTTGTCTGTTTAAAAAGGCAGGTTAAAAAAAGGGTTATAATTTTACAATTAAGTTCTTTTGAAGTTTAAATAAATATCCAAAACGTTTATAAATGACTGAAAatattgattttttttattgatttttttcCGAGTCAAATCTGACCTTTGACATTGATTGGCACAATAAAGAGGGAGACCTCCTTTCCTTCATTCTCTCCGTCCAGGGGGAACGTCTTCATGTGCACCACACGCTTCCCTGCAGGGGCGACAGTATAACAGCCACCTTCTCAGCCTCATACAGTTCTTATTAAGTTGACAGTACACTTCTCCTTCAGGACCAGAGGGTGAATGTGGTAAGGGCACATTAGTTACCTATGAAACCCTGGTTGTTAGATATGGGCTTGGTTGTTTCATCAACGTAATCCAGAATCGACCTGGCTGTGTCTCCATCTGCTTGGATTTTGGTCCCCAGTagaacttttttcttttttttctcttttccttccaAAGGAACTTCTATCAATAAGATCTAAGGCAGGAACACAAACAGGGTAGCAAAGGAAACCGAATAACATATTAATTCATATTCGAACGATTAGAGCATCAAATTTCACCTTTTTCAAGGGTGCTACAAAAGCAGGTGGCTACTTTTGTTGATGTAAATAAATCTGACCACACCACGTAAAACATAACTGTGATATTTTTTATAATACAATGTAATATCAAACAAACGTTGTTTAATTCCTCACCTCATATGCTTTAGGACGGTACTCTCTGGAACTAAGACTAACCAGGTTCTTAGGACGGATGACAGCCACGAACACATCTTCCAGGTTGCCTTGGTTACCCATTGTGTCGAGTTTCCCTCTCAGTCATACACTCTGGAACAGCTGTGGGACACCATCACGGCTGGAAAACAATTTAAATGCAGCGAACAATGTGATTAGGAAGGGTGCAGGTGTTAATTCGACAGGAATCTAAACTTGGCTTCCTTGGGTGCTTTCAACTCCCTCCTCCACGTTGGAGTCAATCCTGTGTAGGCTATTTCATAAGTGCGTGCTGGAAGTTTAGTGTAAGGGGTCCCATTATCACTAACTTACACTACACATTAAATAAATCTTACTGTCATGACAAATACAGTTCTTACCATTTGGAACAATTtaacggtaaaaaaaaaaaaagtttttacacTGTCAAGTTTCGACAaggtttacaatgtttggataCAGTTACAATTACTTCACAGGCTACCTTGTTTTCATAGAGTATCTCAAGTCCGTTGCAAGTTACGCCCCGGAAACCACCaaccctcctgtcttcctctgcaGACAGCTGCAGATATAGCCAAACAGTTTGTGAATGTGAAAAGTTTAATAACCGACTCAAGCTAAACATTTAGATTGATAGATAAGTATATTAAACTTTTTGGAGGGGTAAAATACTAAGTAAGTGGGCGCTGCCAACCTGAGATGACATGCGCTGGGTTCCCATGATTTAATAATCGCTTTGAACTTACCGGAAATAAGACCTTCTTACAAACTTTCGGAAGGTAACGTTGTGGTTGGCTTCATTTTTTTCGAGTTGGTTGCTGTATCAGCAAACCTGGTTAATACTTCCAAAATAATACTGGTTTTCCTGATGGGCAAAACATCGGGTTGCCGACAACAGCACACCGACACGGACAAGAGTCACATTACGTTCAGCTGCCTCGTTGTGACTTCGCGGTTCTCTCTGGTGGTGTGGTGGACTCAGTGCACTTACGGGCTGTTTTTCTGAGTGATAATAAAGGACAACCTCTAGCATAAAATCCGATGAGATTATTTTGGGAATATTTTATCAGTAAAGCAATTTAAGAATGGTCTATGATCCTATATGATCCCAACAGGTTTAATGCTCCCCAAATCTGATCGTTTTCATTTTAAGCCAGTAAGGAATAGTTTATTGGTTACGGTTTGCACAATTTCTGCACTAGGGTTTTAGGGGACAACATAAGACATTGATACCTAGAATAAATCGACGTGTTATCTTCGAAGTGGTGTTATACCACGGACAACATAGTTTACCTGTATAAATATTCACATAATTAAATTGAAATGTTCTAGAAAGTTCCAGATAACGAGTGTTTAGCCTACATAGGTTAAATGTAATTTGTATTTCAGAAACATGGACCTGTCACGAACAGCGTGATTGAGAATCGTTCCTTGTCCTTCACCACAGGTCTCATGTCATTTACCTAGTGTGACGTTGAAAGTAATTGATTTGATAATGAATACATAGTCTAACCCAACAATTCCGAACCTGTTCCACTTTGCGGTCCACTTGCAGAGCTCAAATATTTTTGCGGCCCCCCAACACATCCGTTTATCATGCTTAACAACACCAAGGAAGCCAAACAGTtcgcttttttgtttttgtttggagAGATCAAAGAAACCACAGTAAGCCATTGTCACTGCAGCccctgtattgctttataaatggccTTGCTTTATAAAACCTTGTTCCCTCATCAACCCCTTGCTAACTATGCTTATATATATTGTACTGCTAGTTAATTATCTTTATCTTATCTCTGTATTTACTAAACTTTGAGCTACACATGAGTGCGCTATCCTTCCAAacttgttcttcttcttcagcAGGTACGTCGATCACAGCACCTAACAGTAGCTTGTTGCACaatcatttcaaaataaaagtaaatACCATATAAAACTGGAAACAAAGCACATAAAACATTTGCAACAGTAGAAAATGGTTGTGAAGTCATTTACAGGGGGACCACTTTTTTTGTTAATGCAGAAATGTCAGTTGGGCAACCGTCAACGTGCCAAGTGTAACTATTGGCATTTGGGTCATTATGAATTAAAGGCAAAATGCAGTTTTAACATGTGTACGAATTTTAATAATAATTTACCAACAGTATATATCAATATTTTGATATTCTTTCattttcattggtttggcggcCCACCTGCATTACACTTGCGGACCACTAGTGGGCCGTGGCCCACAGGTTGGGAATCGCACCTCTTTATTGAAGACAGTGTAGGCTACAAACATTGACATATTCAGTTTTTATTCGTAGACAGCATATAAGGCAGTTGTGTACATTAACATACGTTTTTGTTCCAATACATTGCTTAACATAACAGAATAAACCAAAAGATTGATGGCAAAAGATCACACAAAAAGATACAAATATTGCCTTCAACAAATGTTTTCAGGTCTTATACTTATATTTGATTAGAATTAGATAAATATGATTGCATTTATTAACTTGGTCCACTAGAAAGAGTTTGGAACCAGAGAGTGGTGTAGACCTCTTCTTCCCAATGTAGACTGAGGATCTGGTGGTAGACAACCACCAGATCCTCATCTCCTGGCCTTTAACCCGACCCTGACCCCGATCCTGACGTCCCATTCAAGCCTTGACTCTCCTGGCTGCATCGGCTCAGAACATCCTGCATCTTCTCCTGGATGTCTTCCACACGCTTCGCCCACTTTTCCCTGACCTCATCCTCGTCGTCCTCGGTAACGGCCGTGTAGCCCATGAGGGCGATCAGACCCATGTGGAACAGGTGGCCCAGGTGAGAGCACCTGCTCTCCATCACCTCGCGGTTGCCCCCGCAGTGCTCCAGGTACACGCTCAGCAGGGGCCTTCCGAAGAGGGACCCCATTCCCATGACGCCGCGATAGTACACATCCAGGCTCATGTCACTCTTGTCCCTCTCGTAGACCTTCTCGAATTGCGCCATGTGGCGCTCGGCATTCTCCGGATCCTTCTTCACTAGCGCCACCATGCTGGAGAAGGCCGCGTACTGGTGCTTGATGTACTCCTCGTACTTCCCGAAGGTCTCGTTGACCTCGTCGATGCGGATCTGACGCAGGCACTGCTGGTTCTTCTTGGAGATGC
Above is a window of Osmerus mordax isolate fOsmMor3 chromosome 18, fOsmMor3.pri, whole genome shotgun sequence DNA encoding:
- the LOC136962287 gene encoding protein rapunzel-like, producing the protein MADAQQIKKTAVKVLGCVEKVSNFASSIDPLFGIVTALVGVARKGLEGEEVHALDKDFQQVHSKLESISKKNQQCLRQIRIDEVNETFGKYEEYIKHQYAAFSSMVALVKKDPENAERHMAQFEKVYERDKSDMSLDVYYRGVMGMGSLFGRPLLSVYLEHCGGNREVMESRCSHLGHLFHMGLIALMGYTAVTEDDEDEVREKWAKRVEDIQEKMQDVLSRCSQESQGLNGTSGSGSGSG